In Sphingobacterium sp. R2, the genomic stretch ATAAGCTAAAGTCGATTTATCTAAATGAAGCTGCCGAAAGAAATTTTGCGCATACAGCAAGACAGACTTATATCGCTTTAGGCTTGGCGCTAGCCCAAGCGGCCGAACTTCGCGTCGATTCTACGCCAGCGGAAGGTTTTGATAATCAAGTGGTGGATAACGTATTGGAACTTGAAAAGCTTGGTTTAAAAAGTGTATCATTAATGTATATTGGTGTAGCAGACTCTTCCCGAGATTGGATCTCAACGATGAAAAAAGTTAGAGTATCCAAAGAGGATTTTGTCGTTGAATATAAATAAATGGTCACTACTTTCTCATTCATTTGAAAACTCGATATCTTTGTAAGATGGACGACTTATTAAAATTAGATAAACAGCTCTGCTTTTCAGTTTACGTGCTGCATAGGGAAATTATGCAGCAATATCGAGCTATTCTTGAAGAGATCGACTTGACCTACCCACAATATATCACCATGATGGCATTATGGGAAAATGATGAGCAAACGGTAAATCAATTAGGTGGTAAACTATTTTTAGATAATGGAACACTTACACCACTGTTGAAACGTCTCGAGGCCAAAGCCTTGCTCACCCGAACACGAAGCAAATCTGATGAGCGTGTGGTAAAAATCAAACTAACGAAGCAAGGATTGCTGCTGAAAGAAAAAGCGAGTTGTATTCCTATGCAGATTTTTCAAACGTTAAACCTTGAGTATGATGATATGATCCAGCTCAAGTCTTTAGCTGATAAAATTGTAAATAATTCGGGTAAACGCTAGAAGTTTTTCATAAAGAATAAGCAAGGACTGGACGAGATATAATTTCGTTCAGTCCTTGCTTATTTTACTATAAGGAGTTCTTGAAAATAGAAA encodes the following:
- a CDS encoding MarR family winged helix-turn-helix transcriptional regulator encodes the protein MDDLLKLDKQLCFSVYVLHREIMQQYRAILEEIDLTYPQYITMMALWENDEQTVNQLGGKLFLDNGTLTPLLKRLEAKALLTRTRSKSDERVVKIKLTKQGLLLKEKASCIPMQIFQTLNLEYDDMIQLKSLADKIVNNSGKR